Proteins co-encoded in one Arachis hypogaea cultivar Tifrunner chromosome 11, arahy.Tifrunner.gnm2.J5K5, whole genome shotgun sequence genomic window:
- the LOC112723975 gene encoding dof zinc finger protein DOF3.4-like — protein sequence MPSSDSGESRRSAKPHNTSLAPPPAEQEHLLCPPCDSTNTKFCNYNNYKFSQPRHFCKSCRRYWTHGGTLRDIPVGGGSRKNAKCSRIVPSASTATTSSSVGAAVTSVSSVTPLTMVPVAGNNHPGAPVQFGGSFTSLLSNTQQGPGRFLALGGFGLGLGPGLEDVGFGMGMGRGRWAFPGVVADGGSIGGGVAGSGVGHTWGEGEWGYRSGVTGVG from the coding sequence ATGCCCTCCTCCGACTCCGGCGAAAGCCGTCGATCAGCCAAGCCTCACAACACTTCCCTAGCCCCACCGCCGGCCGAGCAAGAGCACCTGCTATGCCCTCCCTGCGACTCTACTAATACCAAGTTCTGCAACTACAACAACTACAAGTTCTCCCAGCCTCGCCACTTCTGCAAGTCCTGCCGCCGCTACTGGACCCACGGCGGCACTCTCCGTGACATCCCCGTCGGTGGTGGAAGCCGTAAAAACGCCAAGTGCTCTCGCATCGTTCCTTCAGCCTCCACCGCCACAACCTCCTCCTCCGTGGGTGCGGCCGTCACCTCGGTTTCTTCTGTGACCCCGCTCACCATGGTTCCCGTGGCCGGGAACAACCACCCCGGAGCACCCGTGCAGTTCGGTGGGAGCTTCACTTCGTTGCTGAGCAACACACAGCAGGGTCCTGGTAGGTTTCTGGCTCTGGGTGGGTTCGGGCTTGGTCTTGGGCCTGGCCTCGAAGATGTTGGATTTGGGATGGGGATGGGGAGAGGCCGTTGGGCTTTCCCGGGCGTGGTGGCGGACGGAGGCAGCATTGGCGGCGGTGTTGCGGGCTCCGGTGTTGGGCACACGTGGGGTGAGGGGGAGTGGGGTTACAGGAGTGGGGTGacgggagtggggtga
- the LOC112723973 gene encoding isoleucine N-monooxygenase 2-like, whose translation MKSATSFMFMLFCVIPLFIKLLKHNDSTKKSKKPKLPPGPKPWPIVGNLPEMLANKPIFRWIQNIMNDLDTEIACIRLGNIHVIPVTSPSIAREILTKQDAIFASRPLNWSSEYASLGYLTTAITPFGEQWKKMKRVITNELVSPLRLEWLHDKRAEEADNLVRYVYNQCKNGNALVDIRFAGKHYGGNLIRRLFFNKRYFGNGREDGGPGAEEVEHVEALLSVLNYLFAFSISDYVPLLREFDLDGQKEAMKKAINTLRKYHDPIIEERIHQWKNGIRTHQEDWLDVLVSLKDANNNPFLTVDEIKSQLMEVMMATIDNPYNNVEWVLSEMLNQPKLLQIAIEELDSVIGKERLVQESDIPKLNYVKACLREGFRLHPIVDFNIPHVSMKDTIVANYFIPKGSHVLIRRQGIGQNPRVWNEPLKFKPERHLKKDGSNLTLIEPNLELITFSTGRRSCPGITLGSTMTIMLFARLVHGFTWIAPSNEPIIDLSELESDTTKAKPLVLLGKPRLPMEVYQEIIQK comes from the exons ATGAAATCTGCTACCAGCTTCATGTTTATGCTATTTTGCGTTATACCTCTCTTCATCAAACTCCTCAAACACAATGATTCAACCAAGAAATCAAAGAAGCCTAAGCTCCCACCAGGTCCCAAACCATGGCCTATCGTTGGTAACCTCCCTGAAATGCTTGCTAACAAACCCATATTCAGATGGATACAAAACATCATGAACGATCTTGACACCGAAATCGCATGCATCCGTCTAGGTAACATTCATGTTATCCCAGTAACCAGTCCTTCTATTGCACGTGAGATTTTAACGAAGCAGGATGCGATTTTCGCATCGCGGCCATTGAATTGGTCCAGTGAGTATGCCTCGCTGGGCTACCTAACAACGGCCATAACACCGTTCGGAGagcaatggaagaagatgaagagagtAATCACCAATGAATTGGTGTCTCCGCTACGACTTGAATGGTTACATGACAAAAGGGCGGAAGAAGCCGACAACCTTGTTCGGTATGTGTACAATCAATGCAAGAATGGCAATGCCCTAGTTGATATAAGGTTTGCAGGGAAACACTATGGTGGAAACTTGATTAGGAGGTTGTTCTTCAATAAGAGGTACTTTGGTAATGGTAGAGAAGATGGAGGACCAGGTGCTGAGGAAGTGGAACATGTTGAAGCATTGTTGAGTGTGTTAAATTACCTTTTTGCATTTTCTATTTCTGATTATGTTCCATTGTTGAGGGAGTTTGATTTGGATGGTCAAAAGGAAGCAATGAAGAAGGCTATTAATACCCTAAGGAAGTACCATGATCCCATCATTGAAGAAAGGATTCATCAATGGAAGAATGGGATAAGGACACATCAAGAGGATTGGCTTGATGTCCTTGTCTCCTTGAAAGATGCTAACAACAATCCATTCTTGACTGTGGACGAAATCAAAAGTCAACTTATG GAGGTTATGATGGCAACAATTGATAATCCATACAATAATGTTGAGTGGGTACTTTCTGAAATGCTAAATCAACCTAAGCTACTCCAAATTGCCATTGAAGAATTGGACAGTGTAATAGGAAAAGAAAGGTTAGTACAAGAATCAGATATTCCAAAACTCAACTATGTGAAGGCATGTTTAAGAGAAGGTTTTCGCCTTCACCCAATTGTTGACTTTAATATTCCTCATGTCTCAATGAAAGACACAATTGTTGCCAATTACTTCATCCCAAAGGGTAGTCATGTTCTTATTAGGAGACAAGGTATTGGCCAAAATCCAAGAGTTTGGAATGAACCTTTGAAGTTCAAACCCGAAAGACATTTGAAGAAAGATGGGTCTAATTTGACTTTGATTGAGCCGAATTTGGAGTTGATAACATTCAGCACTGGAAGACGAAGTTGCCCTGGAATTACACTTGGGTCTACAATGACTATTATGCTCTTTGCAAGGTTGGTTCATGGATTCACTTGGATTGCACCTTCCAATGAACCAATCATTGATCTTTCTGAACTTGAAAGTGACACTACAAAAGCTAAGCCACTGGTGCTACTAGGAAAGCCAAGGTTACCCATGGAGGTTTATCAagaaattattcaaaaataa
- the LOC112723978 gene encoding isoleucine N-monooxygenase 1 produces the protein MEYSAPTFLLLLFFIIPLFINLLKHNDSTKKSKKPRLPPGPKPWPIVGNIPEMLANKPTFRWIQNIMNDLETEIACIRLGNIHVILVTSPSIAREFFMKQDAIFASRPLNWSSKYVSSGYLTTTITPFGEQWKKMKRVMVEELISPKRHQWLHDKRVEEADNLVRHVYNQTNKNGGGLVDLRIVTKQYGGNLMRRLLFNKRYFGNGREDGGAGAEEVEYVESLFIAIRHIYAFSVSDYLPWLWWLDFEGHKKVLKEVTNTIRKYHDPIIEERIHQWRNGTRAHQEDWLDVLISLKDANSNPFLTLQEIKSQIMCIIY, from the exons ATGGAATATTCTGCTCCTACCTTCTTGCTCTTACTCTTTTTCATTATACCTCTCTTCATCAATCTCCTCAAACACAACGATTCAACCAAGAAATCAAAGAAGCCTAGGCTCCCACCAGGTCCCAAACCATGGCCTATAGTTGGTAACATCCCTGAAATGCTTGCAAACAAACCCACGTTCAGATGGATACAAAACATCATGAATGATCTCGAAACTGAAATCGCATGCATTCGACTAGGCAACATTCATGTCATTCTAGTGACTAGTCCTTCCATTGCACGTGAATTTTTCATGAAACAAGATGCGATTTTCGCATCACGGCCGTTGAATTGGTCGAGTAAATATGTCTCATCGGGATACTTAACCACAACAATAACACCCTTTGGAGAACAATGGAAGAAAATGAAGAGAGTCATGGTGGAAGAATTGATTTCACCAAAAAGGCATCAATGGCTGCATGACAAAAGGGTGGAAGAAGCCGACAACCTCGTCCGCCATGTGTATaaccaaaccaacaagaatggtgGTGGCCTAGTGGATTTGAGGATTGTAACGAAACAATATGGTGGAAACTTGATGAGGAGGCTACTCTTCAATAAGAGGTACTTTGGTAATGGTAGAGAAGATGGAGGAGCAGGTGCTGAGGAAGTGGAGTATGTTGAATCACTCTTCATTGCTATAAGGCACATTTATGCATTTTCTGTTTCCGATTATCTTCCATGGTTGTGGTGgcttgattttgaaggtcataAAAAAGTATTGAAGGAAGTTACTAATACCATAAGGAAGTACCATGATCCCATCATTGAAGAAAGGATTCATCAGTGGAGGAATGGGACAAGGGCACATCAAGAGGATTGGCTTGATGTTCTTATATCTTTGAAAGATGCTAACAGCAATCCATTCTTGACTCTCCAGGAAATCAAAAGTCAAATCATG TGCATCATTTATTAA